The genomic DNA AAGCTGAAAGCACCTCTCACGATTTTGCTCGCAAATTTTTCAGTCTGAGTTGCCCGCATGCCGCTTCAATGTCCGCTCCTTTCTCTTGTCTCAGCTCTGCTTCTATGCCATTTTCGAGTAGAATTTCTTTGAATCTGTTCATCTTCCATTGGGAGGGTTTTTCAAACTCGCCATTGGTAGGATTCACAGGGATTAAATTTACGAAAGCTTTCAAATCCTTCAATGCTCTCGCGAGTCTTCGAGCGTCTTCATCGAAATCGTTGAATTCTTTGATGAGAATGTATTCGATGGTGACGCGTCTATTCGTTTTTTCTTGATAAACTTTGGCTGCTTGAAGGATCTCTTCGATGGAGTATTTCCTGTTCAATGGAACAAGCACATCTCTTTTCTCGTTGCTCGCTGCGTGCAATGATATGGCAAGCCTGACTTCGAGTCCTTCGTCTGCGAATTTAACTATTTTTTCAGGTATTCCCACAGTACTCACAGTTATTCTTCGAACGCCCACATTCTTCATCTTTGGATGAACAAGAATTCTCAAACTTTTGACAACATTGTCGTAGTTCAGGAAAGGCTCACCCATACCCATGTAAACTACGTTTCTGATATTCCTCTTAGAATCGTTCTCTATTGCCAAAACTTGTCCAACGATTTCCCCAACCGTCAAATTTCTTACAAAACCGCTTTGTCCGGTCGCACAGAAAGAACATCTCAAGGGACAGCCCACTTGTGTAGAGATGCAGGCAGTAGCATAGCCTTCGTGAAACAATAGAACCGATTCGATCGTGTTTCCATCTTCAAGCTCGTACAAAAAT from Pseudothermotoga sp. includes the following:
- the rlmN gene encoding 23S rRNA (adenine(2503)-C(2))-methyltransferase RlmN, which gives rise to MSYEEVVDAVIKMGLEKYRADQLLDWIYKKRVFAFEGMTNLSREHRALFREKFVLRLPKLLEKKVSKIDKTTKFLYELEDGNTIESVLLFHEGYATACISTQVGCPLRCSFCATGQSGFVRNLTVGEIVGQVLAIENDSKRNIRNVVYMGMGEPFLNYDNVVKSLRILVHPKMKNVGVRRITVSTVGIPEKIVKFADEGLEVRLAISLHAASNEKRDVLVPLNRKYSIEEILQAAKVYQEKTNRRVTIEYILIKEFNDFDEDARRLARALKDLKAFVNLIPVNPTNGEFEKPSQWKMNRFKEILLENGIEAELRQEKGADIEAACGQLRLKNLRAKS